The following coding sequences are from one Shewanella violacea DSS12 window:
- a CDS encoding adenylate/guanylate cyclase domain-containing protein produces the protein MTNRGHFLNVFTVFTLFLVCIETLWLQTLHPLEFGLSDFLVKIHARNTEPDPDVVIVNIDDASLARMEDKVGSWFWPRSVHGEMIEGISKQGPEAIVFDLSFVERDLYRIESDTMFNQALEGKKNIFFALIRLSSEQDKNGPLLSQVAERLGLIKTELALPNARAALMPPLAIATKYWRLGTVNFLNDSDGVGRKYDVYQNLYGWLMPSLPAKVVSELGYHVPKIDHIVLSWSGAKNPYRRFSYADLYDDFNRETPQREPNELAGKIVIIGADASALHDIRVTPIDSLYSGLDILATAIDNLKNQRYMTLLPRWSYLLLSLGSIVSVYVCFLLRLNAISVGVSLLSASVLSLLISYLFLSQLLLLHLLTPLVLVWLYYFSLALREYLIERQSRQKAIRLFSRFVNPLVVKELVSSEGLSREGESREISVLFSDIRGFTSLSENRSPQEVVSLLNRYFTLQVAVVFKHGGSLDKFIGDCIMAFWGAPLDDKQHAVNAVNAALEMAEVLQLFKQELGEQDADFDVGIGIHSGPAVVGLIGSDQRKEYTAIGDTVNLASRIEGLTKGVSRILVSSDTKRLCGEHFDFEPFGFYKVKGRAKDVELFAPTKAVKFSDPERPVNRE, from the coding sequence ATGACTAACAGAGGTCACTTCCTCAATGTGTTTACTGTATTTACCTTATTCTTGGTTTGTATCGAGACACTCTGGTTGCAGACCCTGCATCCATTGGAGTTCGGGCTCTCGGATTTTTTAGTAAAGATACATGCCCGCAATACAGAGCCAGATCCTGATGTTGTGATCGTCAATATCGATGATGCCAGTCTGGCTCGTATGGAAGATAAGGTTGGCAGTTGGTTCTGGCCGCGTTCAGTCCATGGTGAAATGATAGAGGGGATCAGTAAGCAAGGTCCTGAGGCCATAGTATTCGATCTCTCCTTCGTCGAGCGGGATCTTTACCGAATCGAAAGCGATACCATGTTTAATCAGGCGTTAGAGGGTAAGAAAAACATCTTCTTTGCCCTAATCAGACTCTCCTCTGAGCAAGATAAAAATGGCCCCCTATTATCCCAGGTTGCCGAGAGACTAGGTCTGATTAAAACTGAGTTAGCGCTACCTAACGCGAGAGCCGCACTCATGCCTCCTTTGGCGATAGCGACTAAGTATTGGCGTCTTGGTACGGTTAATTTTCTCAACGACAGCGATGGTGTGGGCCGCAAGTATGATGTGTATCAGAACCTTTATGGCTGGTTGATGCCTTCTCTCCCTGCAAAGGTGGTGAGTGAACTTGGTTATCATGTGCCCAAGATTGATCATATCGTCTTGTCATGGAGCGGTGCTAAGAATCCCTATCGACGATTTTCCTATGCAGATCTCTATGATGATTTTAATCGAGAAACCCCCCAGCGGGAGCCAAACGAGTTAGCCGGGAAGATAGTTATCATAGGTGCCGATGCCTCGGCGCTCCATGATATCCGGGTTACGCCTATCGATAGCCTATATTCAGGCTTGGACATTCTCGCCACCGCCATAGATAACCTCAAGAATCAGCGCTATATGACTCTCCTCCCGAGGTGGAGTTATCTGCTGCTCTCACTGGGCTCGATTGTATCTGTGTACGTCTGCTTCTTGCTTAGGCTCAATGCCATCTCTGTTGGGGTATCACTCCTGAGTGCCAGTGTGTTGTCTTTACTCATCAGCTATCTATTTTTGAGTCAGTTACTCTTACTACATTTACTCACGCCTCTGGTGTTGGTGTGGCTGTATTACTTCTCTTTGGCGCTGAGGGAATACTTGATTGAGCGTCAATCGAGGCAGAAGGCGATCAGGCTTTTTAGTCGCTTCGTTAACCCCTTGGTAGTCAAAGAGCTGGTGTCCAGTGAAGGCCTGAGCCGTGAGGGAGAGAGTCGGGAGATATCTGTGCTTTTCTCCGACATTCGCGGCTTTACCAGTCTGTCTGAGAATCGCTCCCCCCAGGAAGTGGTTAGCCTGTTGAACCGTTATTTTACCTTGCAGGTGGCAGTGGTGTTTAAACATGGAGGCTCATTGGACAAGTTCATCGGTGACTGCATCATGGCATTTTGGGGCGCCCCCTTAGATGATAAGCAGCATGCGGTTAATGCGGTTAATGCCGCTCTGGAAATGGCTGAGGTGCTGCAACTGTTTAAACAGGAGTTGGGCGAGCAAGATGCCGATTTTGATGTAGGCATTGGCATACATTCAGGCCCGGCTGTTGTCGGCCTTATTGGCTCAGATCAACGTAAGGAATATACCGCCATTGGCGATACGGTAAATTTGGCCAGTAGGATCGAAGGATTGACTAAGGGGGTTTCGAGAATCTTGGTGTCGAGCGACACCAAGAGACTTTGTGGTGAGCACTTTGACTTCGAGCCATTCGGCTTCTATAAGGTTAAGGGGCGGGCAAAAGACGTTGAGCTGTTTGCACCGACCAAGGCGGTTAAATTTTCTGATCCGGAGCGCCCTGTAAATAGGGAATGA
- a CDS encoding HD family phosphohydrolase codes for MSELSNKQIKERLQHLTTLSIALNDIKNIKFLLERILHTARTITNADGGTLYRVSSDKKYLEFDILINASLDLHFGGSREKSDKMRSIPLALDNGEPNLEAVVAYAANRKESVNIEHVYDTPIFNFSGMRRFDEVYDYHCQSLLAVPMLDHNSELVGVLQLVNSMDNSSGEIQAFSTTDQLFIEALSSQAAIAITNQELILQLEDLLESLVNLINIGIDEKSANTGRHCQQVPKLTMMLADAVQSMEEGPLKDFSMSANERHELWLAGMLHDCGKITTPVHVIEKATKLQTIFDRIDLIDARFEILGRDAEIRYLKQLAQDSISPQLTQELHLELESLRSDRDFLAHANIGCERMKDEDLDRVMSIASGTWVDYKGVTQAFLTDNEVENLQIRGGTLTGDERKIINNHISVTIRMLETLPWPAHLQDIPEYAGGHHERMDGKGYPRGLRGEDMSVQARIMAIADIFEALTARDRPYKTGKTLSESLFILGKFSLNGHIDPDLFRIFVGKKVYLQYAHKYMHGVQIDEVDESKIPGYLT; via the coding sequence ATGTCTGAACTCAGTAATAAACAAATTAAAGAAAGGTTACAGCATCTTACGACTTTAAGTATCGCGCTCAACGATATCAAAAATATTAAGTTCCTGTTGGAGAGGATTTTACATACGGCGCGAACTATCACCAATGCCGACGGTGGTACGCTTTATCGTGTCAGTTCTGATAAAAAATATCTTGAGTTCGATATTCTTATCAATGCCTCTTTGGATCTGCATTTTGGTGGCAGTCGGGAGAAGTCGGATAAGATGAGGTCGATTCCCCTGGCTCTGGACAATGGTGAGCCTAATTTGGAGGCGGTTGTTGCCTACGCCGCCAACCGTAAAGAGTCAGTTAATATTGAGCATGTTTATGATACGCCAATCTTTAACTTCTCAGGGATGCGCAGGTTCGATGAAGTTTATGATTATCATTGCCAGTCTCTGTTAGCCGTGCCCATGTTGGATCATAATTCTGAATTAGTCGGCGTGCTGCAGTTGGTCAACTCTATGGATAATTCCTCCGGTGAAATTCAAGCCTTTTCAACGACAGATCAACTTTTTATTGAGGCATTATCGTCCCAGGCCGCCATAGCTATTACCAATCAGGAACTCATTTTACAGTTAGAAGACCTTCTCGAATCTCTGGTGAATTTAATCAATATAGGCATAGATGAAAAGTCCGCCAATACAGGCAGGCATTGCCAGCAAGTGCCTAAGTTAACCATGATGTTAGCCGATGCAGTTCAAAGCATGGAGGAGGGACCCTTGAAAGATTTCTCCATGTCAGCAAACGAAAGGCATGAGCTCTGGTTAGCGGGCATGCTGCACGATTGTGGCAAGATCACCACCCCAGTGCATGTCATAGAGAAAGCGACCAAGTTACAGACTATTTTCGATCGTATTGACTTGATCGATGCGCGTTTCGAAATTCTGGGCCGCGACGCCGAAATTCGTTATTTAAAGCAGCTTGCCCAAGACAGCATATCACCTCAATTGACTCAGGAGTTACACCTAGAGCTCGAGTCCCTAAGAAGCGACAGGGATTTCTTAGCCCATGCCAACATAGGTTGTGAGCGCATGAAAGATGAAGACCTAGATCGAGTCATGTCGATAGCCAGTGGAACTTGGGTCGATTATAAGGGGGTGACCCAGGCATTTCTGACAGACAATGAGGTGGAAAACTTGCAGATCCGTGGCGGCACCTTGACGGGGGATGAGCGTAAAATTATCAACAACCATATTTCGGTCACCATACGCATGTTGGAAACCTTGCCCTGGCCTGCACATCTACAAGATATTCCCGAATATGCTGGCGGGCATCATGAGCGCATGGACGGTAAAGGTTATCCCAGAGGTCTGCGCGGCGAAGATATGTCGGTACAGGCAAGAATTATGGCGATTGCCGATATATTTGAAGCCTTAACGGCCAGGGATAGGCCCTATAAGACAGGTAAAACCTTATCCGAATCCCTGTTCATTCTCGGTAAATTTAGCCTCAATGGCCATATAGATCCAGACTTGTTTCGCATCTTTGTAGGTAAAAAGGTGTATCTGCAATATGCCCATAAATATATGCATGGGGTGCAAATCGATGAGGTCGATGAATCTAAGATCCCAGGTTATTTAACCTAG
- a CDS encoding glutathione S-transferase family protein yields MQLYIGNKNYSSWSLRAWLMAAKSGIDFEEVMLKLDTPSFYQQLEGISPTLRVPTLVDGDVTVWDSLAICEYLNDTYLSGAAWPNEPKQKAKARSIANEMHSGFNAVRNELPMNIRATRCLQLSDAAKKDIKRIDEIWSQQMLEYDTAETGAWLFGTWSIADMMFAPVVMRFRTYGIIVSDASRRYMAHVAECPTMQRWITDALKETDIVDADEAGVEP; encoded by the coding sequence ATGCAACTCTATATCGGCAATAAGAATTACTCTAGTTGGTCACTACGAGCTTGGTTAATGGCGGCTAAATCGGGTATAGATTTCGAAGAAGTCATGCTAAAACTCGATACTCCCAGCTTCTATCAACAACTAGAGGGGATCTCACCGACTTTAAGGGTACCAACCTTAGTCGATGGTGATGTCACAGTCTGGGACTCATTAGCCATCTGTGAATATCTCAATGATACCTATCTATCGGGTGCGGCCTGGCCCAATGAGCCTAAGCAGAAAGCCAAGGCCCGTTCCATAGCCAATGAGATGCATTCTGGCTTTAACGCTGTGCGTAATGAGCTGCCGATGAATATCCGAGCCACACGCTGTCTTCAGCTCAGTGACGCAGCGAAAAAAGACATTAAACGTATCGATGAAATTTGGTCACAGCAGATGCTTGAATATGACACTGCCGAAACTGGTGCTTGGTTGTTCGGCACCTGGTCAATCGCCGATATGATGTTCGCCCCGGTAGTCATGCGCTTTCGCACCTACGGCATCATAGTCTCAGATGCCTCCCGCCGATATATGGCGCATGTTGCAGAGTGCCCGACTATGCAGCGCTGGATAACGGACGCCTTAAAGGAAACTGATATCGTCGACGCCGACGAAGCTGGGGTTGAGCCCTAA
- a CDS encoding acyloxyacyl hydrolase yields MTYTQGEIAPRWDGWQESHSGTAYRLAYIHNIEMNENFLTRYNIDFNLEFAYHHWQDFLYADKNGGSVTPTLKYLLNFKHLTLYVEAGIGVTYINSQFYADRDMGSNWQFEDKLGIGGILFKHHQIGFSLIHYSNANFYNTNDGLNAIGFSYGYFW; encoded by the coding sequence GTGACCTATACTCAGGGCGAAATAGCACCCAGATGGGATGGTTGGCAAGAATCACACTCGGGCACGGCTTATCGTCTCGCATACATCCACAATATTGAAATGAATGAAAATTTTTTAACCCGGTACAATATCGACTTTAATCTGGAATTTGCCTACCACCACTGGCAAGACTTTCTATATGCAGATAAGAACGGCGGCTCTGTTACTCCCACCCTCAAATACCTGCTCAATTTCAAGCACCTCACCCTCTATGTAGAGGCTGGCATAGGTGTCACTTACATCAACAGTCAATTCTATGCCGACCGCGACATGGGCTCTAACTGGCAATTTGAAGATAAGTTAGGTATCGGGGGGATCTTGTTCAAACATCATCAAATTGGCTTTTCTCTTATCCATTATTCCAATGCTAACTTCTACAACACCAATGATGGTCTAAACGCCATCGGCTTTAGCTACGGCTACTTCTGGTGA
- a CDS encoding energy-coupling factor ABC transporter permease, translating to MTDFLIQVISEIDWSYSLGQLLSIVGLLFWLWFIWPRDEFTALISDKQQQNQILLVAIALNSLWLINASLVQGIHVHFLGLVVLMLMYGWRMATVISILPVLFFSTFIFKLPFEFGIYGLLATALPLFLCFVVHSQVFKYLPHHLLVYIFCGAFINGFLSMVFHILSWATWLWLSADYDWAFLSDNYLLLIPLLGFPEALLNGMAITLLVVYRPQWLYDYSDKTYFQD from the coding sequence ATGACGGATTTTTTGATTCAAGTCATTAGCGAGATTGACTGGAGCTATAGCCTAGGGCAATTACTGTCCATAGTAGGCTTACTGTTTTGGCTTTGGTTCATTTGGCCAAGAGATGAATTTACCGCCCTGATAAGTGATAAACAGCAGCAAAACCAAATCTTGTTAGTCGCTATAGCCCTTAATAGTTTATGGCTTATCAATGCCAGCCTAGTCCAAGGTATACATGTGCACTTTCTTGGGCTTGTGGTGCTGATGTTGATGTACGGCTGGCGCATGGCGACTGTGATTTCAATATTGCCTGTGTTATTTTTTTCAACCTTCATATTCAAGCTGCCGTTCGAATTTGGCATATATGGTTTGCTGGCAACGGCTTTGCCTCTGTTCTTATGTTTTGTGGTGCATAGCCAGGTATTTAAATATCTGCCCCATCACTTATTGGTTTATATCTTTTGCGGCGCATTTATCAATGGCTTCTTGTCTATGGTGTTTCATATCTTATCTTGGGCGACTTGGCTCTGGTTGAGCGCAGATTATGACTGGGCCTTTCTTAGTGATAACTACCTCTTATTGATCCCCTTGCTTGGTTTTCCTGAGGCACTGCTCAATGGCATGGCCATTACCTTGCTGGTGGTCTATCGACCCCAATGGCTCTATGACTACTCGGACAAGACCTATTTTCAAGATTAA